In uncultured Fibrobacter sp., the genomic stretch AGCCGCAACTTGGAAGAGCTAATTGCGCAGGGCAAGTTCCGCGAAGACTTGTTCTACCGCTTGAACATTTTCCCGATTACCATGCCCGATTTGGCAAAGCGCAAGTCCGACATCATCTTGCTGGCGGAGCACTTCATTGAAAAGATGAATCTGCGCTACAACAAGAAGGTGGCCCGCCTTTCGACGACGGCGATCAACTTGCTCATGAGCTATCACTGGCCGGGTAACGTGCGTGAACTGGAAAACTGCATGGAACGCGCGGTTCTTACTGCAAGCGACGACTGCATTCACAGCTACAACTTGCCGCCTTCGCTGCAGACAAGCCTTAGCGTCGGGCCTTCTGGTGCCGTGACGACCAAGACCGCTCCGCTCGAAGTGATGATGAACAATTACGAACGTGAAATCATTACCGAGGCAATCAAGCGCAATAACGGTAACCTTTCTGCCGCAGGCCGCGACTTGGGCGTGTCTCCGCGCATGATGAATTACCGTATGAATAAACTCGGCATCAAGTCCGGGCGTCAGTAATCTTGTGGATTACACCCCGCGTTTGTCGGGGTCCCAAATAACCTTGTGCAATTGCACTTGGAAACGGGCGTTGTTTTCGGTCATGATTTTGCTCGAAAGCATCCAGTCTACGATTTTGTCGTAGTCGAGGGTTCCGAATACTGGCGAAACATAGATGGACGGCATGCCTGTTGCCTCTTGTGCGTCGGTGGCCTTGATTTGGGCGAGCCTAGCGACAACGCTTTCGGTTTCGCTTAGGTCTTCGTCGGCGCCGACGACAAATTTCAGCACATCGTTACTGCGGAGCGTGGCGAGGTTTTCGATATGCATTTTGCCCGACATGCCGCTGCTTTTGCATTTCCAGTCCATGGTGTAGAACAGGTTTGCATGTTGCCACTTGCAGGGAATGGTGCCGTTGGTTTCAATATTGATTTTGAAATTTTTGTCGCACAAGGTTTGCAGGAGCTCGTAGACACCTGCATGGAGCAAGGGCTCGCCGCCGGTGAGTGTCACGCATTCTACGCCGCTTTCGGTGTGGTAAGCTTCTACAGCGTCTACGACTTCGGTAACGCTCATTTGTTTGTAGTCGTTGCCTTCGACGGCGTACATGGAATCGCAATAGCTACAGCGCAAGTTGCAGCCGTGGAGTCGTACGAATACGGCGGCCTGGCCGGTACGCAGGCCTTCGCCTTCGATGCTTCTAAAAATTTCGCAGACTTTCATGATGGCCTACGGGTCGATTTCGTATTCTACCAGGTTGCCTTCGCTTTCCTGGATTTGCACCTTGTAGCAGTGCGGAACTTGTTCGCAAATCCAGCGGGCCATGTTTTCGGCGGTGGGGTTTGCGTCCATCACGTCGTTTAAGAACTGGTGATCCAGCCTGCCGTGAACAAGTTCCTTGATGCGAGAAAAGTCGACGACCATGCCATTTTCGTCGAGCGTTTCGGACTTGCAATATACCGTAATAATCCAGTTGTGGCCATGCAGACCGCGGCATTTGCTTTCGTAGGGGAGCGAGAGCTTGTGCGCTCCCGAGATTTCCATGCGCTTGATGACTCTGTACATATTACGCTCCGTATTCCGTGGTGTCTTCGATGCCTGCTTCGGCGAGGGCTTCTTTTCGCTCGATACAGGTGCCACATTTTCCGCAATGGATTTTTCCGCCCTTGTAGCAAGACCAGGTTTGACTGTAGTCGATGCCGAGGGCTTTACCCTTGCGGGCGATGTCGGCCTTGGAAATGTTGGTGTAGGGGGCGTCAATGGTGATGCCTGCGTAGGTGCCTGCTGCAATGGCTGCCGACATG encodes the following:
- a CDS encoding radical SAM protein translates to MKVCEIFRSIEGEGLRTGQAAVFVRLHGCNLRCSYCDSMYAVEGNDYKQMSVTEVVDAVEAYHTESGVECVTLTGGEPLLHAGVYELLQTLCDKNFKINIETNGTIPCKWQHANLFYTMDWKCKSSGMSGKMHIENLATLRSNDVLKFVVGADEDLSETESVVARLAQIKATDAQEATGMPSIYVSPVFGTLDYDKIVDWMLSSKIMTENNARFQVQLHKVIWDPDKRGV
- the queD gene encoding 6-carboxytetrahydropterin synthase QueD, with translation MYRVIKRMEISGAHKLSLPYESKCRGLHGHNWIITVYCKSETLDENGMVVDFSRIKELVHGRLDHQFLNDVMDANPTAENMARWICEQVPHCYKVQIQESEGNLVEYEIDP